A single genomic interval of Ischnura elegans chromosome 3, ioIscEleg1.1, whole genome shotgun sequence harbors:
- the LOC124156645 gene encoding uncharacterized protein LOC124156645: MKEEIIIAVQSRPALWDKRNKHHHNRHVLDKEWKAVAAALNCTDKDVKLIWKNLRDEFRKQYSKTPRSGDAAPDSTSSWKFFDSMLFLRDQFVPRKSTGNLTDLSNDTNFDEGQLNDDFVEEQVDSLSVMDNEEGDRELTQIDIPSTPNQSGSNNSSPTPTLTSKRTTEEYTRTGYKKRLTNQAKIGQELVNIEKEKLKLKLNKVDEVNKNDEDEPSYKNRPSNPAMSHRYEYYPHTETSSFAHTSSHTPTPLTSPDIEEQHNVQKFTNM, from the exons ATGAAGGAGGAAATAATTATCGCAGTGCAAAGTCGTCCAGCTCTGTGGGACAAAAGAAACAAACACCACCACAACCGTCACGTGTTGGACAAAGAATGGAAGGCTGTAGCAGCCGCATTGAACTGTACAG ataAAGATGTGAAGCTAATCTGGAAAAATCTGCGAGATGAATTCCGGAAGCAATATAGCAAAACTCCTAGATCTGGAGATGCAGCTCCAGACTCAACATCATCGTGGAAATTTTTTGATTCTATGCTTTTCCTCCGGGACCAATTCGTTCCGAGGAAATCAACAGGGAACCTGACTGATTTGTCCAACGACACTAACTTTGATGAAGGGCAACTGAACGACGATTTCGTTGAGGAGCAGGTGGATAGCCTTTCCGTGATGGATAACGAAGAAGGGGATCGTGAACTTACACAAATTGACATTCCGAGCACACCTAATCAAAGTGGAAGCAACAATTCGTCGCCTACACCTACACTTACATCAAAGAGAACCACGGAGGAGTACACCAGAACAGGGTACAAAAAACGATTAACAAATCAGGCAAAAATTGGCCAGGAATTAGTAAACATCgagaaagaaaaactaaaattaaaattgaacaaAGTGGATGAAGTTAACAAGAATGACGAAGAT GAACCATCGTACAAGAACCGTCCCTCAAACCCTGCCATGAGTCACCGGTATGAGTACTACCCTCACACTGAAACCAGTTCATTTGCCCACACTTCCTCTCATACACCGACTCCGCTAACATCACCAGATATTGAGGAACAACACAATGTCCAGAAATTTACTAACATGTaa